The window CCAAGTTATTTCAGGTGTTCTCTTCTTTGTTATTACTCTTTTCTctacaaagaaaaaatatgagtTAAAGGTCCAAAGCATTATTTGTTTTAACTTCACTTTTGAATTCTTGAATTTTATCTTTAATTTTATGAGACGAGTAAAATATAGCATTTGTTAATTACTAGTAATGTTGCTTGGTATCATGTTAAAATGCGTTCACATTATTGGTCAAATTTTACAAAACCTAAGCGTGAAATTGAGTCCTTAACAAGAATGCATTTCTGCtttatttgtttgaattttactattttttaattaacattttatcATTTGTATTGTATTACCTATTAACTCTTATGGAAgggatttttcttttacataactaaaataaaaatgtatttaatcatttaaattttaaagaTAGTGACTTTAAACCCTCAAGACGAAACAAGAGAACTTGCGAGTGTGTGAGCTGCGAGCACTTCCTGTTTGGCACGTTCGACCAGGTGTGCCTCGAAGTTAGTTGGGTGAGGGGCTATCGAGCAAGCCCGTTGATTCACGTAGCGACAACGTCCCTGTTTTCAATCAGGCGGGGAGGACAGCAACTAAAAAGGACACCAGGGAGATTCTTCTTCTGTGGTTCGAACCCACCAATGGCTCGGAGATGCTAACTTGGCACTACCGGCTCTGGGAACCCCACGACGTTGTTGCCATACTCGTCTTCGCTCTCTACATGTGTCGCTTCGGTAAGGAACTCCTTTCTTATTCCTTCTTAACTTTTTTTCGGGTGTTTGTCTAGAGTTTCGTGTTAAAAAGTAAACGGGGCTTAAAATAAGTATGTTAAGAAATGTAACTCTCCACGTCACGCTTCGGGTTCAAACCTAGGCTAGgttgctaggctaattgtatgctaaattgacacccccccccccccccccacacacacacacacacacacacgtatgagTGGTTGTCCAATTGtgccctgcctactgcccagagttggctggggtaggctccagcacccccgtgagtcGTGTACGAAGTGaaggaatgaataaataaaagtgggAAATGTTTATTCTTTAGTATTTAGAACTTTTCAACTGCGGATAAGCTTGTAACAGCAAAAGTAGTCACACGCTGTGCTTAAAGTGGAACGCTTAATCTTTGATCATCAATGGCACACCTTGCATATTTcaataatatgtcatttttatgttttttttttcaaccacacAGCTGCTTGGCATTCCCGGGGGAAATTTTTTCATGCATACGTCACTGTGCAAACAGCACAAACAGAACTTACTGAAACGCGGTTGCCCAATAACCCATTAAATGCCTGTCGGGCAGGTTTGATACTCCTTTCCAATTGGACTAGCTCGTCGCTGTTGAGCCCACCTGTCGCGTTCATCCGGcccctgccaaccctcccacttcaccGCGAGAAATCGTTaatttcaacgattttaaggcaattttaagtgtgtgGCTTATACGCTGGGGCGGctcatatgcgagtaaatatggtagcgGATTGCTTTTTCTTCTCTCTCCTTCCAAGTGGGGGCCATCTCCATCCACTCCCCCAAGCAGAGCCTCATCCGGTCGGTGCAAGAGGACGTCTTCTTCTCGGCGGACGTGTCCTGCAACGGCACCCCCACCATGCAGTGGACCTTCATGTCGGCCTCTGTGAGCCGTGCCATCGCCGCCTGGCGGCCGGGAGTCTTCGCCAACGTGACGGCCGACTACGACGGCCGCGTGGAGTCGCACGACAACGGCTCCATGAGCCTGGCCCGTCTGCGGCTGCAGGACTCCGGCTATTACGTGCTGACGGTCACCGACGACGCGGGAGCCAGCAGAGACGCCGGATTTGTCCTCAAGGTCAACGGTGAGCCCACGTTAGCCGTCGCTAACATCACCCAGGGGGGTTCTACTGTCTCTTGCCAAATCGCCCTTCCGCAGAAGTTCTGTACGAGGACCTGCAGTACCTGTCGGTGTCGGCCTTGGCCCTGGGCTGCTTGGCGGCCCTCCTCATGCTGGGCATGTGGCTCTTGAACAAAGCCTACAGGAAGATCGTGGCTTGTAGGCACAGGAAGCAAATGACAGGTAATCGCTAGCTAGCGCTAActagaaccccccccccccccccccaacccccaccccaccccagtAAATCATGCTACGAAAGAAGATTACTTACCTGTTAACTTGTACATTCGTCCCgtattttgtacgttttttggtcatttttaattgtgtccggcatatcctcctgactaccagtagttcaaatttgtcctcagaggacatttatatttacattttagatataatatttagatatttttttaataaatggattaagtgaactggattaaagggcctgaatattcatttttgtatagatttaaaaccatgtttattttactttttttatatatttttagattttacaaaatgatttttgaactaaaaacagaaaaaaatgattaaaaaattacaattattgatttaaaagggggaaaatctggaaatttaatatacatctatactccattttaatttgtcctaaaacagaaagttggcactcatgatttactttctcgggccgcacaaaatgatgcggcgggccagatttggtccccgggccgccactttgacacctgtgatgtagatggtggaatttcaaaatacatgtgattggacaacattttggTAGCCAAGATTCAAATGGGAGGTTATTTTGTGTGTTAGGTGTGTTTTGGAGTACAAAGGTTAACCCTTTGTTTTCTTTGGCAGAAAATGATGAAACAGAGCTGCAACCTCTATGACGCACGGTTGATGGcacagtttgtttttattttttatataccaAGTAGGTGGTACTACTTTTTTCCCTCCACTACAAAGGATGCGGATTACAAGAAGACTGAggtggatttttaaaataataatttctacCTGGACAACCCTGTAAATAGCAACTGTATTTATTGACAAAATTTTGATTGTTTGGTTACTGTCTGCTCACTTTATAAGTTTGTCatcctaaacacacacacatatatatatatatatatatatatatatatatatatatatatatatatatatatatatatatatatatatatatatacatatacgtgtatgtgtatatatacgtgtatgtatatatatatatatatatatatatatacacatacacgtatatatatacctcACATTTGTTAACATTTGAGATTAAAGTTTTGCACTTTATTCTTCGTTTTTAGAAAAACTTTCTCTTAAAGTTGtactataagaaaaaaaatctaatttttggtGCAATTTTTTGTAGatgctattgtttatttttataataacattttatattaattaaaaaagtagTTACATTTGTCTTTcatactttttaaatattttactaaCTGATGGCTTTAGATTGGATGTCAGGTTTTCAATGTTActgaaaaaagtcacatttagatgacagcagactttttttttcccttttattttctCGCACATGTGAGCAGGCAGCTTTGTAAGAGTCGTTCTCAGAACAATAAAATGGAAAGCAACTCTTCttggttttttttaggggggtgcAGGTTCACGTTTGTTGGTTGTGTTTAAGGGCAAGGCGTGAGAGCGGCCATGAGGAGCTCCATCTTGTAGACAAAGTTGCGTCCCTCCATTTTGTTCCAGTGGACTTCCTTATAGGGACCCCTGAGGTGAGACCACTTGCTGTCCTGGATGACTTCGCTCTTGGGCAGCTCCTTGCTCTGGCTGCGCGGGAATTGCACCAAGACCCGGCAGCCGCTTTCAGGACCATTTCGGACTGCGTAGGGGAAAGTCGGTTGTCGTTAGGAATGTGTAACAGTAGGTGGGAAATAAtgtggttgtactttatttcccGAAAGGTTATTAAAATGCTCTCGCTAAGAATCAAAACATCtttaaaattaacaggaagaatttctgcaaaaaaaaagtccattgacccagtggctgccattgacggctatggacgtccaatccactttgaatgGGTTGGGCGCCCAGTGCCAATAATAGCATTCATATTCAGTCTTCTGGCTAATGGAGGCAATTACAAGTCGTTTTCTTGTTATTTTGAAACAGGTTTTACTCCTCTAGGGACCCGGAAAAATCCCAAAATCAACGAGAAGTGAGAGATAACGAAGAGCAAATCCCAAAATGACGAAATGACTAACGTATGCTAACTACGGTCTCACCCGAAATGGCGTACTCTCCGTTGGGGGATGCCACGGTGACGGCGGAGGCGTTCCCCACGCTCTCCACCGGGCCCAAGCCCGCGTGGTTGCTGAAGCTCAGCACGTGCCAGCCCATCACTTTGGCCAGCTGCTGCACCGCGTGCACTTGGTGCTGAGACATCTGCCAGCACCAGACGAGGTGAGATTGAGGAGCGGCGGtttaacaagagaaaaaaaaatcacctgagAGAGGAGAAAGTCTTGCAGTTCCTGCTCCTGGTGCGACAAAGTGACCACACGCCCGTCTCGGTGCACCACTCGGATCTGCTCCACGCCGATGTTGAGCTGCAGCTGGATCGACCTGGACGTAAGTAAAATAAAGTAGTTGTTTAGACATTATAATTTGTCgttgagcctcttaatagcaaatgtttgcttgtatttaaaaaaataacaatattgtttgataaaaatgagaaactttttttaaaaatttattaaaaagagtcaattttctttttacttgcaTTAAACAAAGGGGGAAAAGTACACATTCTTTTAGATATTAAAACatagtttagcattttatttatattttttatcataaaaaaaatacagttaataTATCTtgagaaatattttattttttacattaaaaataatttgggggaaaaaggaaatattttgctgaatgaattagtttttaaatttgtgatgaaaaaataatacaattcaatattagatttttgggattaaaaagtgtttaaaatcatttaaaaaaaaaatggagaataaaaacagtaaatattcactATAGCCCGAAATAATCATTACAATTTTATCATAAAACATGACCACCTTTATTTTGGGTGGGCTAcatctttttgtgtggcccacCCAAAATAAAGGTGGTCATGTTTTATGATAAAATTGTAATGATTACAATTTGACTCCTGTGACTTACTTGCAGATTTGCTCATAGCTTTGAGAGGTGATCAGCACTTTGACGCTGGACTCGTACACGTCGTTAATGTTGGACCAGTGCGCTTGGATTTGGGGGTCTTCGATGCGGCTGGCCAGGCTGTCAATGGTGCGTGCGGTCCTACCCGTGACAAATTGGTGACATCAATTATGACCTAATATTCCTACCCTAACGTACGGGACACGCTCGGAAGCCGTCTTACCTGCTCCGTAAGAAGATGTGCTTGGCCTGTTTGATGATCTTCTCCAGAAGACCTTCTCGCTGCTGCAGGTTGCTAATTTCGGCCTTGTCGTAGGCCAGCGGTCCGGCCAGACGCAGGCGCTTGTGACTGAAGGGTGCGCTGGCGGGATGGGGCATCACCAAGGAACTCAGCTGCTGTTTGTGGAACTAAGGGTGACGTATAAAAACCAACAAAGTTCATTCTTTGCTTTTCTTTGGTTGGACCAAAATTCAAGCtaacaaacaatttaaaaaaaaatatttaaatgaaaataattgttaCAATAGTccccttccatttttttaaataaataaaaaagacaagtaaaaaaatatatatattcccacctttttaaattaaaaaaacattggttaaaaaaatgatatttacttTCAACTTCTCTAAATTACAAAATGTAAATCAACATTAAAAAGGAGTAGTTGCAATTAaaaggctgaaaaaaaatgactatctcTAAACATTTTATCGACTGTTCTTGATTCTTTTTTCTTATTCATTGTCGATTACTCTTTCAGTGGCATTGATGGGGATAGTTACCCAATTATGTCACCGTATTTACAATTTTGACACCACTAATTGATTGTAATTTTTGCCATCATGGTTGAATTCCTCACCTCTCGCATCATCTGATGCAGGTTATGTTCCAGGACGTAAAGATGGTCATCCGGTTTGGGTTTCTCCGGAGACCCCCGGTGGTTCTTCTTCTCTGCCGTCGAGTGACACAACGAGATGGACAGCTGCAGACCTGCGAAAGCCCCGAAACGTCAGCGTCGCCGACAGGTAAAGCCCGGCGTTGCGCCACGGTCACCTGGGAACGGTTGCGAGATGATCTGATTCTTCACCACAATGTGAGGGATTTGAGACTTGATCTGGACGGCTTCCCGAGATAGCTGCGCGAAGATCTCCTTGCAGAGAAGAACGTTCTGAGCCGCCTCCAGTTTGGCGTGCCACGGCTGCAAACCTGCCCATGGTGACAAATTGCTTTGAAAGTGTACTTGgaagaagaaaataataataataatcactaaTCCCATACTTCCTTTAGTTTTCGTTTGTCTTCTGAACAAGTTGACTGTTCCAAGATCACCAATGTCTGGAGCTTGCTTCTGAATGGAAAcctgaaaaaattacaaattacaatttgttaaaaaatactcTTTGCCTGTTTACCacgaccaggggtgtccaacctATGTCGGGCAATAAATGATGACAATATTATTAGATAAGTCCCACAGAGGAAGCTAGAGTGGAGCCAACGTTCTTTTGCACTTCTCAGTtctaacactagatggagctagtcatTCAAACTGTGCCATCCAAGAAGCTCAAAAGTCAATCTGTGGAACTTCAGTATTTTGTTCGCATAAATTAACTTTAAATTACTCCAATGGGAGAAATTGACAAGCCCCTGGTTAAAGCGGATTGGCCgactatcgccatcaatggcagccaattagttaaaagaaATATAGTATTTTAACAACTAAgattttgatcttttttttaaaagtagccCTTGTACAAATAAATTTGGACACCAACAATTAGCATGTTGTTGGCTACAATCAATTAAATTATGAAACTCCGTTCTGCTCAACTTCTTTTAACTGTGAAATGTATAGCTTTGAGTTTTATGTAATAATATTTTATGTCTCTTTTACCTTGATATAAGCAGATCCCTCCAAATCACTGGGAATCTGCACGTCGAGGGGACAGTAGTCCTCCGGGATCTTTTTGTCCAAATCGATGTCCGTGTTCTTGATGACCTCGAAGGAGCCGTGATGAGGAAACAAGGAACCTACGTGGGTGACACCACACGACTTTTAAATGGCCGCACGCCCTTGTCGGTACAATTTAATTGCCGCCGAAGTTCCGGTCACCCGCGCTGCGGTAGCTGAGGTCTCCCAGAATCTTGTCTCCGACTTTGCGCAGCTTCCACTGCGAGCGCAACCTCAACAGCTCTGAGTTGAAGTCCCGTTGCCGCCGGTTTTCCAGGTTCTCCGCCACGGATTTGTTGAGCTTCTCGGCGCCTTTCAGGAGGAGCTGAGCGGCCGTGGCCAGCGATTTCTTTTTGCTCATCAGCTGGAACACCTGAGGGGTCTGGATGGAAGAAAGAGAAGAAATTGGACCTCAAACAAGGTTTGGAAAttttcaaaatctttttttttttttttcttcaccttgCTCGCAGACGGGTCTGGGGACACTGGGTCGAGCGCCATGTACTTCTTCTCTTTCACCACGCACAACACGTCATAGAGGACGCACATTTCCGTCAGAGCGCTGCGCAAGTTGTTCCGCACAGAGTCCCAGGGCCATAGAGACGGTTGGAATTTCACggtgcctgttttttttaaaacaaagaaagaaattgtacaaaaatacaataattgacatttttggtgGTAtaccttcttcttcctcctgatCCTGTTTGCACCAGTCACGATCCCGGGATTCGCCGTCAGCTACCTCGCCTTCCGAATCAGAACCCTGGCTGAAGTCGATTCGTTGCGCTAACTTGGACAAGTTCTGGGACATGGACAGAGGCGGTACGTATGTCTCGGTTCCGTCCAGGGCCACTTCCTGGACTTGCTTCTCGCAGGAAGACTCGATGCTGACCCTCACGCCCGGACCGCTAGCCATGATAAATTGTGAGatctaggaggaaaaaaagcaaaattagaCAATTTCTACAAGATGAAAATATGCAGTACATGTACAACCTATAGTCCCATTCTTTCCATTAAGGTTGAATCATAATCCATTATTTTATGGTCCATTACATTTCTCTATTATTGATGGTCTTCTTTGACAGCTGCATTTGAATGAATGAGATTTACTTATTCACCTGCTTAGAATctacaaataataaaatgtgactAGGCGAAGGAGGGTCTCTAAATAGCGAAGTTGAATTATATTTAGCTGTAATTAAACTGTGACTAGATAAGATCACATTATCAGGTATTTTTGGTTGATAGCGTGAGCGCCATGCTAACAAGGTGAAAAGTTAAAGTGCAATCGGCGAGAGAAAATCTAAGAGCACTTTTGGCTGAAGCATTTCTTACCTTTGTTATCgaagaaatgtttcaaatgtaaatatttattcTTGGGGTCGTAATGTTGTTTTCGCCGAGATGTGTTGAGTCTTGGCTACTCTTCCTTGACGTCGAATAAGAGATGAGAACGCTCACATGGGGAAATAGCGCTACGTATGGTGAAAAAGTGCAACTGAATACCAAAGATGCAAAAAATaccacatatattttttatttgaaaataaaaaaaaattaatgatttGGTAACATATAAACTTTACGAAAAAGTAACTGTTAtcgtaaaaattaaaaataaatatttaaaattagcAATTCCACAAAGCGCGGGCGTGTGGCGGGAAGTTTAAACCACCGGATATTACGAATTTACAATTTTCGAAGAAGACTCTTTGTGAGAGTGCGCAGATTTCAGTGtctgaaaatgtccattttcCTGCCGCATTTTAGAAGTGGCtttatttgcaaaataatgttttattctTCTGTCGAATTTGACTCATAGTGACCCAGCACTACCGGTAGAACCGAAGTCAACAAGCTCCGCTAAATTAGCAGAGCTGCAGCTAATTCGAACGTTGTTACAGGGAAATGTTTGCGCTGAAGAATCATGGCGAGACGGGTGGGAAAATTACGACTGAGCCCCAACGAAGAGGCACAGTTACTTCGAGAAGAAAGAGAAAGGAGGCGAAAACTGCGAATACAACAGGTAAAAAGTAAAAGCAATTTATTTTGGGACGTTTAAATTTTACCCTTTGTATGACGTCATGTGTTTTTACCGTGTTTTCCCCAGTTAAAATTTGCATCGATTTTGAGTCACTCTTATTTAATACCATTGAAAATAGTCTGGTGGatggtaaaaaaatgacaaatattcacATTTACGTGATTGCCCCAAACTCTAATTCGGTGGTGAGCTATTCCCCCAAAATGCAATGACGAACCCTttagttgccattgacggcattgggcgtccaatccaatttccacTGGAATGTCCTAatcgtttttattcatttagcaaCCACCACAGTAGATACTATTTGAATGCTAAACACCTAGGCTGGAAAGAAGAGTGTTTTGAATTGAAGGTTTCTGTATAGTCTGAAAATTTTCACTTTTTCAGGTTCGTGAGCAGCATAAAAACTTTGCACTGCAAACGCGGCAGAATGTGGAACAGAGGCGTCGACGGGAGGTGGAATTGCTGGGAGAAGAACTGCGGCAGCAATGGGAGCACCAGCGGAGTGAGAAACTTCGTACCTTGGAGATGCTCTTCGAAAAGAGCCTCCAGATGGTCGGCCAAGGACACAGGATGGCCAAAGAAAATGTAAGGCGATATTGATTGAAATAGTAATATTTACCTGTTGTGTGCAGATGTCAACTACTGCACGCTTTGGCTTACTTCTGACGAGTGTGGCCATTTCCACACCTTCGAAAAATGGTGGTGTTCAGTGAGGAAAGAAAAATCAGTGCAtcccacaaaaaaacatttcctggAACATTACACTTTTCTATGTGATAACAATTATTATATCACTTTGATTTTTAGATACTTTGTTCATCAGAAATAATCAACTTTGACCCCAAACCAGTGGAGACCACCAAGTGAGATTGGAGGAAGTCCTTGTTTGTCTaactcatgtgtcaaagtggcggcccgggggccaaatctggcccgccgcatcattttgtgtggcccgggaaagtaaatcatgagtgccgactttctgttttaggatcaaattaaaataaagagtatagatgtatattaaatttcctgattttcccccttttaaatcaattattattatttttttaatccattttttctgtgttttagtttaaaaaacattttgtaaaatctgaaaatgtttttataaagctaaaataaacattgttttagatctataaaaaaacggaatattcagggattttaatccatttatataaaaaaaatctaaatattatatctaaaatggtccggcccacgtgaaatcaagttgacgttaaagcgagtctgacacccttgatctaggaTATAGCATGTGCAATtgaatcaggaaaaaaatggagattttgtttttacagtCTCAAACTATTTGGCTCAAAAACTTGAGCCAAAATTTAAAATCCTGGTTTTTGATAGAATGCAAATATTCTAACaagtcaatatttaaaaaaaaaaagaaatactgtGCAGGAAAAATATTGTTGGAGAATcacaatatttaataaaaacattgagCAGCAAAGACTACTGCCAAGCCTAAAATAGCACTTAACCTGATCTCAATGTGCCAGTTGCTAAACGAGGCTTAAATATTCAAGACTGGACTCCTCCTGCATGAACGAAGGCGTATGGCCACCCTAAGTTTCAGCTTTAGAATGCTATATAAAACTGTCTTACATTTGTGTTCAATTTTGACCTGAAAAAGGAACCCGACGTCGCCGCCATTGCCCAGAAGGAAGCGCAGAATCACGCCAAAGCAGAGGAACGCTTCCGAGAAGCTCTCAAGGAACTGAAATCACAGAAGCTTAAAGACCACGAGACGCAAAAACGGTGAGCATTTTTCCAACTCCTAAACATAAGTATAATCTCAcgcattttttctctttctagAACCATCAACGCCAGAAAGAAGGCGCTTCAGCTAGAAAGGGAGAGAGCGACCAAAGTGGCTCACCTCCCACCACCAACTCCAACCCCCATTTTGGTGAGTTGTCTCCCCCCcccaaatatattgttttcctCCCAGTATAATCTTTTAAGCAAACTGGGATACGGTGAACTTTCATTTTATTCAGGATTTTCTTTCCCACACAAGCAGGCActtaataataatgagaaatCACACTTGGTAAAGAAATCGGACATCAGTGACTTTGCCTCCTCGCGTTACCACGTGCCCGCGGCCACGGTGGACCGAGGGACGGAAGCAAAGCAGGTAAAAGGCTCATTGTTGACCCCGCTTTTTTTTTGGTACCCTTGCGCTAAGTGTAGTTCTACAACTAGACGGACGCACACGACGGGGCGGAGCAGGCGATGAAGAGGCTGGAAGTCTTCCAGAGGGACGGCGAGAGGAAAAGAGCCGAGCAGATGGAGGCGGCTCGCCTTCGAGGGATAAAGGCTCTGAAGAAAGAGCACCTCGCGCTGGTATGAATTTAAACTTGCttgctaataaaaaaaagacactggGTAATTGCCAATTTGGGGGACAgttcaaaaaaatatgaaatttgaaGCCCACCTGTCATCTAATTTTGGAATTTTCCTActccatttgtatttttcttcccCTCCCCGAAGGACC of the Stigmatopora argus isolate UIUO_Sarg chromosome 10, RoL_Sarg_1.0, whole genome shotgun sequence genome contains:
- the vstm5 gene encoding V-set and transmembrane domain-containing protein 5; protein product: MLTWHYRLWEPHDVVAILVFALYMCRFVGAISIHSPKQSLIRSVQEDVFFSADVSCNGTPTMQWTFMSASVSRAIAAWRPGVFANVTADYDGRVESHDNGSMSLARLRLQDSGYYVLTVTDDAGASRDAGFVLKVNEVLYEDLQYLSVSALALGCLAALLMLGMWLLNKAYRKIVACRHRKQMTENDETELQPL
- the med17 gene encoding mediator of RNA polymerase II transcription subunit 17 — encoded protein: MASGPGVRVSIESSCEKQVQEVALDGTETYVPPLSMSQNLSKLAQRIDFSQGSDSEGEVADGESRDRDWCKQDQEEEEGTVKFQPSLWPWDSVRNNLRSALTEMCVLYDVLCVVKEKKYMALDPVSPDPSASKTPQVFQLMSKKKSLATAAQLLLKGAEKLNKSVAENLENRRQRDFNSELLRLRSQWKLRKVGDKILGDLSYRSAGSLFPHHGSFEVIKNTDIDLDKKIPEDYCPLDVQIPSDLEGSAYIKVSIQKQAPDIGDLGTVNLFRRQTKTKGSLQPWHAKLEAAQNVLLCKEIFAQLSREAVQIKSQIPHIVVKNQIISQPFPGLQLSISLCHSTAEKKNHRGSPEKPKPDDHLYVLEHNLHQMMREFHKQQLSSLVMPHPASAPFSHKRLRLAGPLAYDKAEISNLQQREGLLEKIIKQAKHIFLRSRTARTIDSLASRIEDPQIQAHWSNINDVYESSVKVLITSQSYEQICKSIQLQLNIGVEQIRVVHRDGRVVTLSHQEQELQDFLLSQMSQHQVHAVQQLAKVMGWHVLSFSNHAGLGPVESVGNASAVTVASPNGEYAISVRNGPESGCRVLVQFPRSQSKELPKSEVIQDSKWSHLRGPYKEVHWNKMEGRNFVYKMELLMAALTPCP